A stretch of Sphingomicrobium flavum DNA encodes these proteins:
- a CDS encoding ParA family protein has translation MRVLAMASQKGGSGKTTLSGHLAVQAQLAGAGPVCLIDIDPQGSLADWWNEREDEMPAFAQTTVARLASDLEVLRQQGFKLAVIDTPPAITMAIQSVIAVAELIVVPTRPSPHDLRAVGATVDLCDRAGKPLIFVVNAATPKAKITYEAAVALSQHGTVAPVTLHHRTDFAASMIDGRTVMEVDPEGRSAQEVGNLWNYISDRLEKNFRRTVFSAPGAGSHQAAAPSHAARPVGGFGRRVVGQ, from the coding sequence ATGCGCGTTCTCGCAATGGCATCACAAAAGGGTGGATCGGGCAAGACGACCCTGTCCGGTCACCTCGCGGTGCAAGCGCAGCTAGCCGGCGCAGGTCCGGTCTGCCTTATCGACATCGATCCGCAGGGGTCCCTTGCGGACTGGTGGAACGAACGTGAAGACGAAATGCCTGCCTTTGCGCAGACCACCGTGGCCCGACTCGCGTCGGACCTCGAGGTTTTGCGTCAGCAGGGTTTCAAGCTGGCCGTAATCGATACGCCGCCGGCCATTACCATGGCGATCCAGTCGGTGATCGCGGTGGCCGAGCTGATCGTGGTTCCGACCCGTCCCAGCCCGCACGATCTTCGTGCCGTGGGTGCCACGGTCGACCTGTGCGACCGCGCCGGCAAGCCGCTGATCTTCGTGGTCAACGCCGCCACGCCGAAAGCCAAGATCACCTACGAAGCCGCAGTTGCGCTGTCGCAGCACGGAACGGTTGCACCGGTCACGCTGCATCACCGCACCGATTTTGCTGCTTCGATGATCGATGGTCGCACCGTGATGGAAGTCGATCCCGAAGGCCGCAGCGCCCAGGAAGTGGGCAATCTGTGGAATTATATTTCTGACCGTCTGGAAAAGAATTTCCGTCGCACGGTCTTTTCCGCGCCGGGCGCGGGCAGCCACCAGGCCGCCGCACCCAGCCATGCTGCACGTCCCGTAGGTGGTTTCGGCCGCCGCGTGGTCGGGCAGTAG
- a CDS encoding tetratricopeptide repeat protein encodes MANTRINAVISSVAIAASLAACTTPGDRASIFGGKVDNSNIALASRAQAAMVAQQYDQAIELAERAVANSPRDAGFRALLGNAYFAAGRFASADAAYGDSLALVAAQPQVILKRSLVLIAQGRPTAAVALLDMAEGYIDEADRGLALALAGRADSAVAVLDRAARTPGADARTRQNLALAHAFAGDWNAARSIAAQDVPGAELDTRMQQWMQMAQPAHPSQKVAALTGVSPAAFDPGQPVRLALKADDGQRLAVVLPDEPAPVYEPGVKVTSAAPTQAPAASQTVKLAELPPVQTSPADVAPGPQANVRVSEIIVVDTELEEVAESDELAPVVMAQAAPAKVPAQEAPKPSLLTPADLAADAPVKKASAAPKPGLSREATRVTQSARSISADAERVKGEAKIVVQLGAYSQRDSLNLGWELATGRFSAISQYKPMAARTTQDGKKLYRLAAYGFTSDSDARGFCQQVQSAGQECFVRKVAGDSPFKLASR; translated from the coding sequence ATGGCCAATACGCGTATCAATGCAGTCATCAGCAGCGTCGCCATCGCGGCATCGCTGGCCGCCTGCACCACGCCGGGCGATCGGGCATCGATTTTCGGAGGCAAGGTCGACAACAGCAATATTGCGCTGGCAAGCCGCGCCCAGGCGGCGATGGTCGCCCAGCAATATGACCAGGCGATCGAACTGGCCGAACGCGCGGTGGCGAACAGCCCGCGCGATGCCGGTTTCCGCGCGCTGCTCGGCAATGCCTATTTTGCGGCCGGTCGCTTTGCGTCTGCCGATGCCGCTTACGGCGATTCGCTTGCGCTCGTCGCCGCGCAGCCGCAGGTCATCCTGAAGCGCTCGCTGGTGCTGATCGCGCAGGGTCGTCCGACCGCTGCGGTCGCGCTGCTCGACATGGCCGAAGGCTATATCGACGAAGCGGATCGCGGCCTGGCGCTTGCGCTGGCCGGCCGCGCCGACAGCGCGGTCGCCGTGCTTGACCGCGCCGCCCGCACGCCGGGCGCCGATGCGCGCACTCGCCAGAATTTGGCGCTGGCGCATGCCTTTGCCGGTGACTGGAATGCCGCCCGCTCGATCGCGGCGCAGGATGTTCCGGGCGCCGAACTCGATACCCGCATGCAGCAGTGGATGCAGATGGCGCAGCCCGCGCATCCTTCGCAGAAGGTTGCCGCGCTGACGGGCGTTTCGCCCGCCGCCTTCGATCCGGGCCAGCCCGTGCGCCTTGCGCTCAAGGCCGACGATGGCCAGCGCCTTGCCGTGGTGCTGCCCGACGAACCGGCGCCGGTCTATGAGCCGGGCGTCAAGGTCACCAGTGCTGCCCCGACGCAGGCACCGGCTGCCAGCCAGACGGTGAAGCTCGCCGAACTGCCGCCGGTCCAGACCTCGCCCGCCGATGTCGCACCGGGCCCGCAGGCCAATGTGCGTGTCAGCGAAATCATCGTCGTCGATACCGAGCTGGAAGAGGTTGCCGAAAGCGACGAACTGGCCCCGGTCGTGATGGCCCAAGCGGCGCCCGCCAAGGTTCCGGCACAGGAAGCGCCCAAGCCTTCGCTGCTGACGCCGGCCGATCTGGCCGCCGATGCACCGGTCAAGAAAGCCAGCGCCGCGCCCAAGCCCGGCCTGTCGCGTGAGGCCACGCGCGTCACCCAGTCGGCCCGTTCGATCAGCGCCGATGCCGAACGCGTCAAAGGCGAAGCCAAGATTGTCGTCCAGCTTGGTGCCTATAGCCAGCGCGACAGCCTGAACCTGGGCTGGGAACTGGCCACCGGTCGTTTCAGCGCCATTAGCCAGTATAAGCCGATGGCCGCACGCACGACGCAGGACGGCAAGAAGTTGTACCGCCTTGCGGCTTATGGCTTCACCAGCGACAGCGATGCCCGCGGCTTCTGCCAGCAGGTGCAGTCGGCGGGGCAGGAATGCTTCGTGCGGAAGGTAGCGGGCGACTCGCCCTTCAAGCTGGCCTCGCGCTAG
- a CDS encoding aspartate carbamoyltransferase catalytic subunit codes for MDLISTTDLSDEQLTYLLDASENWFQFNRQLRKSDDRLAGLNVVTAFFENSTRTLLSFDIAARRLGAMVTNLPVEISSVSKGESLMDTAFTIDAMRPDVLVLRHPQPGAPRDVAGWMNCPVVNAGDGAGEHPTQGLLDVATIRRHFGRIEGLKVAICGDIRHSRVANSTEKLLRRLGAHVTLAGPKPLMPDAYDGPDGIDHALDGADVVMMLRIQRERLSGDLGDRPGEYLNAYGLTEERLAMASPQAVVMHPGPMNRGVEIEGAIADSDRSLIRAQVEMGVAVRMAVLDQATIERRTRNPA; via the coding sequence ATGGACCTTATCTCGACCACCGACCTGTCGGACGAACAGCTCACCTATCTCCTCGATGCCTCGGAAAACTGGTTCCAGTTCAACCGCCAGTTGCGCAAGTCGGACGACCGGCTCGCCGGGCTCAACGTCGTCACCGCTTTCTTCGAAAATTCCACGCGCACCTTGTTGTCGTTCGACATCGCCGCGCGGCGGCTCGGCGCGATGGTTACCAACCTGCCGGTCGAGATCAGTTCGGTCTCCAAAGGCGAAAGCCTGATGGACACCGCCTTCACCATCGATGCGATGCGACCCGATGTGCTGGTGTTGCGCCATCCCCAGCCGGGGGCGCCGCGCGACGTGGCGGGCTGGATGAACTGCCCCGTGGTCAATGCCGGCGACGGCGCGGGCGAACATCCCACGCAAGGGCTGCTCGATGTCGCCACCATCCGCCGCCATTTCGGCCGTATCGAGGGGCTGAAGGTCGCCATCTGCGGCGATATCCGCCACAGCCGCGTCGCCAATTCGACCGAAAAGCTGCTGCGCCGCCTTGGCGCCCATGTCACGCTGGCCGGTCCCAAGCCATTGATGCCCGACGCCTATGACGGGCCCGACGGCATCGACCATGCGCTCGACGGCGCCGACGTGGTCATGATGCTGCGCATCCAGCGCGAACGTCTCAGCGGCGATCTGGGCGACCGTCCGGGCGAATATCTCAACGCTTATGGGCTGACTGAAGAGCGGCTGGCCATGGCGTCACCCCAAGCGGTGGTGATGCATCCGGGCCCGATGAACCGGGGCGTGGAAATCGAAGGAGCGATCGCCGATAGCGACCGCTCCCTCATACGCGCACAAGTCGAAATGGGTGTCGCAGTGCGGATGGCCGTGCTCGATCAGGCAACGATCGAACGGCGCACCCGCAATCCCGCCTAG
- a CDS encoding SPOR domain-containing protein — MTPFLGKSAFAALAALAVVMMAATPSVAQGVEEGTKAWAAGDHQRAVEIWRPLAMRGDPDATFNLGQAYRLGRGVTPDMAQAQRLFEQAANKGHVEAQTNLGLILFSNGDRASAIRWLKQAAGGNEPRAMLVYGTALFNGDDVAQDHEAAYAYVLRAARAGLGPAQATLAEMDNILPADVRQAGTQLAERQVKATRPAPAPAPAPAPAKVAQAAPAPQAAPQPKPAPAPKVAPPAAKPEPRPAPAAASADGPWRLQLGAFSQASSARSLWGKLDDHPALAGKKPFYVAAGAVTRLQVGGFASSAAANAACAKLKSSGQACFAVKP; from the coding sequence ATGACGCCATTTTTGGGGAAATCGGCTTTCGCGGCATTGGCGGCGCTTGCTGTAGTCATGATGGCGGCAACGCCATCGGTTGCGCAAGGCGTCGAGGAAGGCACCAAGGCCTGGGCGGCAGGCGATCACCAGCGGGCGGTCGAAATCTGGCGCCCCCTGGCGATGCGGGGCGATCCCGATGCCACCTTCAACCTGGGCCAGGCCTATCGCTTAGGCCGCGGGGTCACGCCCGACATGGCGCAGGCGCAGCGCCTGTTCGAACAGGCCGCCAACAAGGGCCATGTCGAAGCGCAGACCAATCTCGGTCTCATCCTCTTCAGCAATGGCGATCGCGCCAGCGCCATCCGCTGGCTCAAGCAGGCGGCCGGCGGCAATGAACCGCGCGCCATGCTCGTCTATGGCACCGCGCTCTTCAACGGCGATGACGTCGCGCAAGATCATGAAGCCGCCTACGCCTATGTCCTGCGCGCCGCGCGTGCGGGTCTGGGCCCGGCGCAGGCCACCTTGGCCGAAATGGACAATATCCTGCCCGCCGATGTGCGGCAGGCCGGTACACAGCTTGCCGAGCGACAGGTCAAGGCGACAAGGCCCGCGCCTGCCCCCGCCCCGGCCCCGGCACCTGCAAAGGTCGCGCAAGCCGCGCCGGCGCCACAGGCTGCCCCCCAACCCAAACCCGCGCCGGCACCCAAGGTGGCGCCCCCCGCTGCAAAGCCCGAACCCAGGCCCGCGCCCGCCGCAGCATCGGCAGACGGTCCGTGGCGCTTGCAGCTTGGCGCTTTTTCGCAGGCGTCGTCGGCGCGTAGCCTTTGGGGCAAGCTCGACGATCACCCTGCGCTGGCGGGCAAGAAGCCATTTTACGTAGCCGCGGGCGCGGTCACACGCCTGCAGGTCGGCGGTTTTGCCAGCAGCGCCGCGGCCAACGCCGCCTGTGCCAAGCTGAAATCGAGCGGCCAGGCCTGCTTTGCGGTAAAACCCTAG
- the serB gene encoding phosphoserine phosphatase SerB, producing the protein MAIATLIAAGRLGDSLLGAAQERLGADAPIWRDGADAARFDVADAASARAALQGWEGVDVIALDNPPERYDLFIADMDSTMIGQECIDELGDMAGVGARVADITERAMRGELDFNGALRERVALLEGLPEEAIARCIEERIRPNAGAERLLATLKAQGVRTVLVSGGFTAFADVIGGRLGFDRVVANVLEIDDGRLTGKVVGEIVNADTKLAVLKEEGAKRAIAIGDGANDLKMVSAARLGIAFRAKPVLAEAAHARLDHHDLDALLWGLGIPRTDWVG; encoded by the coding sequence TTGGCCATTGCCACGCTCATAGCAGCCGGACGGCTGGGCGACAGCCTGTTAGGCGCAGCGCAGGAACGGCTGGGGGCCGATGCGCCGATCTGGCGTGATGGCGCGGATGCCGCGCGCTTTGATGTGGCCGACGCTGCCAGTGCGCGCGCGGCGCTGCAAGGCTGGGAAGGCGTGGACGTGATCGCGTTGGATAATCCGCCCGAACGCTACGACCTCTTCATCGCCGATATGGACAGCACCATGATCGGGCAGGAATGTATCGACGAGCTGGGCGACATGGCGGGCGTGGGCGCGCGCGTCGCGGACATCACCGAACGGGCGATGCGCGGCGAGCTCGACTTCAATGGCGCGCTGCGCGAGCGGGTGGCCTTGCTGGAAGGACTACCCGAAGAGGCGATTGCTCGCTGCATCGAAGAGCGCATCCGGCCAAATGCTGGGGCCGAGCGGCTTCTTGCCACGCTCAAGGCGCAGGGCGTGCGCACGGTTCTGGTCTCGGGCGGATTCACCGCTTTTGCCGACGTTATTGGCGGGCGGCTGGGCTTCGACCGGGTGGTCGCCAATGTGCTGGAAATTGACGATGGACGGCTGACGGGCAAGGTGGTGGGCGAAATCGTCAATGCCGACACCAAGCTGGCGGTCCTCAAGGAAGAGGGCGCGAAACGCGCGATTGCGATCGGTGACGGCGCCAATGACCTCAAGATGGTGAGCGCGGCGCGGCTCGGCATTGCGTTTCGCGCCAAGCCGGTGCTGGCCGAGGCGGCGCATGCGCGGCTCGACCATCATGATCTGGACGCGTTGCTTTGGGGACTCGGCATCCCGCGCACTGATTGGGTCGGCTAG